A window from Dioscorea cayenensis subsp. rotundata cultivar TDr96_F1 chromosome 10, TDr96_F1_v2_PseudoChromosome.rev07_lg8_w22 25.fasta, whole genome shotgun sequence encodes these proteins:
- the LOC120270460 gene encoding pentatricopeptide repeat-containing protein At2g13420, mitochondrial-like yields the protein MAFLRPSSTSLRFLSHFPNPQLGLGLGLGFQAAAPPAPKPTPPPLLPSATADALARLLIQHHNPFHAMESSLQLSGVGLTHDLVLQTLLRLKNASKVALGFFLCARDHAHHLHDADAYDLMVDILGRVRQFDVVWQLIVEMDQRGVVPSPRTFAVLVRRYVAAGFTRQAIRAFDDMPAFIGREPDGSEFNMLLDTLCKYGYPKVATEIFNKRKSSFEPDEKAYTIMIYGWCKVKQPEMARKFLNEMADCGLEPNVVTYNVLLNGICRRGNLQPETRFDRVIQAAEDLLEEMRSRGIEPDVTSYSIILHVYTRAHKPELSICKFRSMKDKGICPTVATYTSVIKCLASCGRLEEAEELLSEMTRNGVSPSPAAYNCFFKEYRGRNDADGALKLYKKIKEMGSGSKLDFLTYNILIKMFLKLDKMGIVRELWKDMGESGFSPDLDSYTQLIHGLCNKQKWREACQFFMEMIEKGLLPQKITFETLYRGLIQADMLRTWRRLKKRVEEESHTFAMEFKSYQFQPYKR from the exons ATGGCCTTCTTGCGACCTTCTTCAACCTCTCTTCGTTTCCTCTCCCACTTCCCAAACCCccaattagggttagggttagggttagggtttcaagCTGCTGCTCCTCCTGCCCCGAAGCCTACTCCACCACCACTCCTCCCCTCCGCTACCGCCGACGCCCTCGCTCGCCTCCTCATCCAGCACCACAACCCTTTCCACGCCATGGAATCCTCGCTCCAGCTTTCAGGCGTTGGCCTCACTCACGATCTCGTCCTCCAAACCCTCCTACGCCTCAAGAACGCATCCAAGGTCGCCCTTGGCTTCTTCCTCTGTGCCCGCGACCACGCCCATCATCTCCACGACGCCGACGCCTACGATCTCATGGTTGATATACTTGGCCGCGTGCGTCAGTTCGATGTCGTTTGGCAGTTGATTGTGGAGATGGATCAACGCGGGGTTGTGCCGTCGCCGAGGACGTTTGCGGTGCTCGTGCGGAGGTATGTTGCTGCGGGGTTCACTCGGCAGGCCATTCGAGCATTTGATGATATGCCGGCGTTTATTGGGAGGGAGCCTGATGGTTCGGAGTTCAATATGCTGCTTGATACTCTCTGCAAGTATGGATACCCCAAG GTTGCAACAGAGATATTTAATAAAAGGAAATCCTCATTCGAACCGGATGAGAAGGCGTATACAATTATGATCTATGGTTGGTGTAAGGTGAAACAACCTGAAATGGCCCGAAAATTTCTAAATGAGATGGCAGATTGTGGATTAGAACCCAATGTGGTCACATACAATGTTCTCTTAAATGGAATTTGCAGGAGGGGTAACTTGcaacctgaaactcggtttgATAGAGTAATCCAAGCTGCTGAGGATCTCTTGGAAGAGATGCGTAGTAGAGGGATAGAGCCAGATGTTACTAGCTATTCAATCATTCTTCATGTATATACCCGTGCTCATAAACCAGAGTTATCTATTTGCAAGTTCCGATCAATGAAAGATAAAGGCATTTGTCCAACAGTGGCAACATACACTTCAGTAATCAAGTGTCTGGCTTCTTGCGGGAGATTGGAGGAAGCTGAAGAACTTCTTAGTGAGATGACAAGGAATGGAGTATCCCCATCTCCAGCTGCATATAACTGCTTTTTCAAAGAATACCGAGGGAGGAATGATGCGGATGGTGCTCTTAAACTGTACAAGAAGATAAAGGAAATGGGATCAGGGAGCAAACTCGATTTTCTTACATacaatatattgataaaaatgttCTTGAAACTCGACAAAATGGGGATTGTTAGAGAATTATGGAAAGACATGGGTGAGAGCGGTTTCAGTCCAGATTTGGATTCATACACTCAATTGATACACGGGTTGTGCAACAAGCAGAAGTGGAGGGAGGCTTGCCAATTCTTCATGGAAATGATAGAGAAGGGTCTTCTTCCCCAAAAGATCACATTTGAGACATTATATCGGGGATTGATACAGGCTGATATGTTGAGAACTtggaggagattgaagaagAGGGTGGAAGAAGAGTCGCACACATTTGCTATGGAGTTCAAAAGCTACCAATTTCAACCTTATAAGCGGTGA